Proteins encoded in a region of the Sterolibacterium denitrificans genome:
- a CDS encoding MdtB/MuxB family multidrug efflux RND transporter permease subunit — MNPSRLFIQRPVATSLLMIAILLVGLVAYRILPVSALPQVDYPTIQVTTLYPGASPDVTTALITAPLERQFGQMPGLKQMSSSSSAGASVITLQFSLALTLDVAEQQVQAAINAAGSFLPDDLPMPPIYSKVNPADAPVISLAVTSSSLPLPQVEDLVDTRLAQKLSQLSGVGLVSIAGGQRPAVRVQVNPQLLASHGLSLDDVRLAIGNANVNMAKGSFDGALRASTIDANDQLRSAAEYRQLVLAWRQGAPILLGDVATVIEGAENLRLGAWMGLGGAAEVAGEQPSRQAPAIILNIQRQPGANVIETVDRIKQLLPQLQATLPASVEVRLLTDRTTTIRASIHDVQMELLLAIVLVVLVIFVFLRNLPATLIPAVAVPLSLVGTFGIMHLAGFSINNLTLMALTIATGFVVDDAIVMIENIARYVEEGEPPLAAALKGARQIAFTIISLTVSLIAVLIPLLFMGDVVGRLFHEFAVTLAVAILISAVVSLTLTPMMSARLLRHVPVAQQSRFSRASGAFFDGLIALYARLLDRVLERQGATLLVAVATLVLTVVLYLVVPKGFFPVQDTGLIQGISEAPQSISYAAMAERQQALADVVLADPAVESLSSFIGVDGVNATLNSGRMLINLKPRGERGGNADAATVIRRLQAQLAKVPGSTMYMQPVQDLTIEDRVSRTQYQFSLQSADPAELAHWAPRLVDVLRRLPSLADVASDVQDHGLQAYVEIDRDSAGRLGITPAMINNTLYNAFGQRLISTIFTQSNLYRVVLEVQPEFAQGIEALNTLQVITSQGRQVPLTAVARIVERPAQLVINHLGQFPAATISFNLAPGVALGEAVAAIREAEAGLGLPASVETGFQGAALAFQASLDNTLLLILAAIVTMYIVLGVLYESYIHPVTILSTLPSAAIGALLALLLAGQDLGIIGVIGIILLIGIVKKNAIMMIDFALAAERNEGKPPLAAIREACLLRFRPILMTTLAALFGALPLMLGGGVGSELRQPLGLAMVGGLLVSQVLTLFTTPVVYLAFDRLARRGA, encoded by the coding sequence ATGAATCCCTCGCGGCTTTTCATACAGCGGCCGGTGGCGACTTCGCTGCTGATGATCGCGATTCTGCTGGTCGGCCTGGTGGCCTACCGCATTCTGCCGGTCTCGGCCTTGCCGCAGGTCGATTACCCGACGATACAGGTCACCACGCTGTATCCGGGGGCCAGTCCGGATGTGACGACGGCGCTGATCACCGCGCCGCTGGAGCGCCAATTTGGCCAGATGCCGGGGCTCAAGCAGATGTCTTCGAGCAGCTCGGCGGGGGCTTCGGTGATCACCCTGCAGTTCAGCCTGGCGCTGACGCTCGACGTTGCCGAGCAGCAGGTGCAGGCGGCGATCAATGCGGCGGGTTCCTTCCTGCCGGACGATCTGCCGATGCCGCCGATCTACAGCAAGGTCAACCCGGCCGATGCGCCGGTCATCAGCCTGGCGGTGACTTCGAGCAGCTTGCCGCTGCCGCAGGTCGAGGATCTGGTCGATACCCGGCTGGCGCAGAAACTCTCGCAACTGTCGGGCGTGGGGCTGGTCAGCATTGCCGGCGGCCAGCGGCCGGCGGTGCGCGTGCAGGTCAATCCGCAACTTCTGGCTTCGCACGGTCTCAGTCTGGATGACGTGCGCCTGGCCATCGGCAATGCCAACGTCAATATGGCCAAGGGCAGCTTCGATGGCGCGCTGCGCGCCTCGACCATCGATGCCAACGATCAGTTGCGTTCGGCGGCCGAATACCGCCAGTTGGTGCTGGCTTGGCGCCAGGGCGCGCCGATTCTGCTGGGCGATGTCGCCACGGTGATCGAGGGTGCCGAAAATCTGCGCCTCGGCGCCTGGATGGGGTTGGGCGGCGCTGCCGAGGTTGCTGGCGAACAACCGTCCCGGCAGGCGCCTGCCATCATCCTCAATATCCAGCGTCAGCCCGGCGCGAACGTCATAGAAACCGTAGACCGGATCAAGCAGCTTCTGCCGCAGTTGCAGGCCACGCTGCCGGCGAGCGTGGAGGTCAGGCTGCTGACGGATCGCACGACGACCATCCGCGCTTCGATACATGATGTGCAGATGGAACTGCTGCTGGCCATCGTCCTGGTGGTGCTGGTGATTTTCGTGTTCCTGCGCAATCTGCCGGCAACCCTGATTCCCGCGGTGGCGGTGCCGCTGTCGCTGGTCGGTACGTTCGGGATCATGCATCTGGCGGGTTTTTCGATCAACAACCTGACGCTGATGGCGCTGACCATCGCCACGGGCTTCGTGGTCGATGACGCCATCGTCATGATCGAGAACATCGCGCGCTACGTCGAGGAGGGCGAGCCGCCGCTGGCCGCTGCGCTGAAAGGCGCGCGGCAGATTGCCTTTACCATCATTTCCCTGACGGTTTCGCTGATTGCGGTGCTGATTCCGCTGCTGTTCATGGGCGATGTGGTCGGCCGCCTGTTCCATGAATTCGCCGTGACCCTGGCGGTGGCCATCCTGATTTCCGCCGTGGTTTCGCTGACCCTGACGCCGATGATGAGCGCGCGCCTGCTGCGTCATGTGCCAGTCGCGCAGCAGAGCCGCTTCAGCCGGGCCAGCGGGGCGTTCTTCGATGGCCTGATCGCGCTCTACGCCCGGCTGCTGGATCGGGTGCTCGAGCGTCAGGGCGCGACCTTGCTGGTCGCCGTGGCGACGCTGGTGCTGACGGTGGTGTTGTATCTGGTGGTGCCCAAGGGTTTTTTCCCGGTGCAGGACACCGGGCTGATCCAGGGCATCAGCGAGGCGCCGCAGTCGATTTCCTATGCGGCGATGGCTGAGCGCCAGCAGGCGCTGGCCGATGTCGTACTGGCCGATCCCGCGGTGGAAAGCCTGTCCTCCTTCATCGGCGTCGATGGCGTGAATGCCACGCTCAACAGCGGCCGCATGCTGATCAATCTCAAGCCGCGCGGCGAGCGTGGCGGCAATGCCGATGCGGCAACGGTGATCCGCCGCCTGCAGGCGCAGCTGGCGAAGGTGCCGGGCAGCACCATGTACATGCAGCCGGTGCAGGATCTGACCATCGAGGATCGCGTCAGCCGCACCCAGTATCAGTTCAGCCTGCAGAGCGCGGATCCCGCCGAACTGGCGCACTGGGCGCCCCGGCTGGTCGATGTCCTGCGCCGGTTGCCGTCTCTGGCCGATGTGGCCAGCGACGTTCAGGATCACGGCCTGCAGGCGTATGTCGAGATCGATCGCGACAGCGCCGGCCGCCTGGGCATCACGCCGGCAATGATCAACAACACGCTGTACAACGCCTTCGGCCAGCGTTTGATATCGACGATATTCACCCAGTCCAATCTCTACCGGGTGGTGCTGGAAGTGCAGCCGGAATTCGCACAGGGCATCGAGGCGCTGAATACGCTGCAGGTCATCACGTCCCAGGGCCGCCAGGTGCCGCTGACGGCGGTGGCGCGCATCGTCGAGCGGCCGGCGCAACTGGTGATCAATCACCTCGGCCAGTTTCCGGCGGCGACGATTTCCTTCAATCTGGCGCCGGGCGTGGCGCTGGGCGAGGCCGTGGCGGCGATTCGCGAGGCCGAAGCCGGGCTGGGCCTGCCGGCGAGCGTAGAAACCGGTTTTCAGGGCGCGGCGCTGGCCTTCCAGGCTTCGCTCGACAATACCCTGCTGCTGATCCTGGCCGCCATCGTCACCATGTACATCGTGCTGGGAGTGCTGTACGAGAGCTACATTCATCCGGTGACCATCCTGTCGACCCTGCCATCGGCCGCCATCGGCGCCTTGCTGGCCCTGCTGCTGGCCGGGCAGGATCTGGGCATCATCGGCGTCATCGGCATCATCCTGCTGATCGGCATCGTCAAGAAGAACGCCATCATGATGATCGACTTCGCCCTGGCTGCCGAGCGCAACGAAGGCAAGCCGCCGCTGGCCGCGATACGTGAAGCCTGCCTGCTGCGCTTCCGGCCGATCCTGATGACCACGCTGGCCGCGCTGTTCGGCGCCTTGCCACTGATGCTGGGCGGCGGCGTCGGTTCGGAGCTGCGCCAGCCACTGGGCTTGGCCATGGTCGGCGGTCTGCTGGTCAGCCAGGTGCTGACCCTGTTCACCACGCCGGTGGTCTATCTGGCCTTCGATCGCCTGGCGCGGCGCGGCGCATGA
- the typA gene encoding translational GTPase TypA, giving the protein MSRAIRNIAIIAHVDHGKTTLVDQLLRQSGTFAAHQQVAERVMDSGDIERERGITILAKNCAIEYQNTHINIVDTPGHADFGGEVERVLSMVDGCLLLVDAVEGPMPQTRFVTRKALALGLKPIVVINKVDRPGARPDWVINQTFDLFDKLGASEEQLDFPVVYASGLNGFAMLDLKQPGTDMRPLFDAILEHVPQPRVDADAPLQLQLCSLDYSSYVGRIGIGRITQGRLKAAQEVAVMYGDESRGKARINQILVFKGLEREATQTAEAGDIVLITGVEQVGIGVTICDPAQPMPLPPLKVDEPTLTMNFQVNTSPFAGKEGKFVTSRQIRERLHKELLANVALRVEDTDDADVFLVSGRGELHLTILLENMRREGYELAVSRPRVIFKEIDGIKQEPYELLTIDVDENHQGAVMEELGRRRGELQDMQPDGKGRVRIEYRIPARGLIGFQGEFLTLTRGTGIISHVFDEYGPVVGDMAERRNGVLVSQENGACVAYALWKLQDRGRMFSSHGDPVYEGMIIGIHSRDNDLVVNPIKGKQLTNIRASGTDEAVRLVPPVQLTLESAVEFIADDELVEITPKSIRLRKRFLSESERKRMSRAAAA; this is encoded by the coding sequence ATGTCCCGCGCCATTCGCAACATCGCCATCATCGCCCACGTAGACCACGGCAAAACCACGCTGGTCGATCAACTGCTGCGCCAATCCGGCACTTTTGCCGCCCACCAGCAAGTCGCCGAACGCGTCATGGACTCGGGCGACATCGAAAGGGAACGCGGCATCACCATCCTGGCGAAAAACTGCGCCATCGAGTACCAGAACACCCACATCAACATCGTCGACACCCCGGGCCACGCCGATTTCGGCGGTGAAGTGGAGCGCGTGCTGTCGATGGTCGATGGCTGCCTGTTGCTGGTCGATGCGGTCGAAGGACCGATGCCGCAAACGCGCTTCGTCACCCGCAAGGCGCTGGCCCTGGGCCTCAAGCCCATCGTCGTCATCAACAAGGTGGACCGCCCCGGCGCCCGCCCGGACTGGGTCATCAACCAGACTTTCGACCTGTTCGACAAGCTCGGCGCCAGCGAGGAACAACTGGACTTCCCGGTGGTGTATGCCTCGGGCCTGAACGGTTTCGCCATGCTCGATCTCAAGCAGCCCGGCACCGACATGCGCCCGCTGTTCGACGCCATTCTCGAACACGTGCCCCAGCCCAGGGTCGACGCGGATGCCCCGCTGCAACTGCAGTTGTGCTCGCTCGACTATTCCAGCTATGTCGGCCGCATCGGCATCGGCCGCATCACCCAGGGCCGTCTCAAGGCGGCGCAGGAAGTCGCGGTGATGTACGGCGACGAATCGCGCGGCAAGGCCAGGATCAACCAGATTCTCGTCTTCAAGGGCCTGGAACGCGAAGCCACCCAGACGGCTGAAGCGGGCGACATCGTGCTGATCACCGGCGTCGAGCAGGTCGGCATCGGCGTGACGATCTGCGACCCGGCCCAGCCGATGCCGCTGCCGCCGCTGAAAGTCGACGAACCGACGCTGACCATGAACTTTCAGGTCAACACCTCGCCGTTTGCCGGCAAGGAAGGCAAGTTCGTCACCAGCCGCCAGATCCGCGAACGCCTGCACAAGGAATTGCTCGCCAACGTCGCCCTGCGCGTCGAGGATACCGATGATGCCGACGTCTTCCTGGTCTCCGGCCGTGGCGAACTGCACCTGACCATCCTGCTCGAAAACATGCGCCGCGAAGGCTATGAACTGGCCGTCTCGCGCCCGCGCGTGATCTTCAAGGAAATCGACGGCATCAAGCAGGAACCCTATGAACTGCTGACCATCGATGTCGATGAAAACCACCAGGGCGCGGTGATGGAAGAACTCGGCCGCCGCCGCGGCGAACTGCAGGACATGCAGCCGGACGGCAAGGGACGGGTGCGCATCGAATACCGCATCCCGGCACGCGGCCTGATCGGTTTTCAGGGCGAATTCCTGACGCTGACCCGCGGCACGGGCATCATCAGCCATGTCTTCGACGAATACGGCCCGGTCGTCGGCGACATGGCCGAGCGCCGCAACGGCGTGCTCGTATCGCAGGAAAACGGCGCCTGCGTAGCCTACGCCCTCTGGAAACTGCAGGATCGCGGGCGGATGTTCTCTTCGCACGGCGACCCGGTATATGAAGGCATGATCATCGGCATCCACAGCCGCGACAACGACCTGGTGGTCAATCCCATCAAAGGCAAGCAACTCACCAACATCCGCGCCTCCGGCACCGATGAAGCCGTGCGCCTGGTACCGCCGGTCCAACTGACGCTGGAATCCGCCGTCGAATTCATCGCCGACGACGAACTGGTCGAAATCACCCCGAAATCCATCCGCCTGCGCAAGCGCTTCCTGAGCGAAAGCGAACGCAAACGCATGAGCCGCGCAGCAGCGGCCTGA
- a CDS encoding multidrug efflux RND transporter permease subunit, giving the protein MNLSAPFIARPVATTLLTLAIVLAGILGFTQLPAAPLPQVDFPTISVQASLPGASPETMAATVATPLERSLGVIAGVTEITSTSSLGSTHITLQFDLGRDIDGAAREVQAALNAARALLPSGMPGNPTYRKVNPSEAPIMILALTSPTLNRGQMYDAASTILAQKIARIEGVGQVNVGGSSLPAVRVELLPERLDAYGIGVEEARAAIVATNTLGPKGMLEADGRQWQIRANDQALKASDYLPAIVAYRSGAAVRLGDLARIENSVQDLRNAGLANGKPAVMLIINREPGANIIATVDRIRALLPQLRASIPAAIDVEVTMDRTTTIRASLREVERTLVLSTALVVLSVLLFLRNLRAAVIPGVVVPVSLIGTFAVMYLSGFSLNNLSLMALTIATGFVVDDAVVVLENISRHIEAGMAPRAAALRGAREVGFTVLSMSLSLIAVFIPILLMGGIVGRLFREFAVTLSAAILVSLLVSLTLTPTMCSRLLKSPANERPAGALARRAERFVQWLSKGYARSLDRALRHSRLTLLVLLATILGNFYLYSVVSKGFFPQQDVGRLMGIIQADQAISFQAMRDKLSAFVAIVGADPAVENVVGFTGGSQRNGGRLFISLKPRAQRDASAEQVIERLRPQFAQVPGATLFLLAQQDIRVGGRASNAQFQYTLQGDDLDELRAWGPRLLQALREAPELADVNSDQQDKGAQTSVIVDRMAAARLGVTQKTIDATLNNLFGQRQVSTIYHPLNQYRVVMEAAPEYWQSPEILEQIHVAATQGEAAGSLVPLAAFAHFENTATSLAVNHQGQFAATTLSFNLPPDVSLSQATGAIERIMQRIGMPAGLQGSFQGTAKAFMDSLDTQPILILTALIAVYLVLGMLYESLIHPLTILSTLPSAGVGALLALLAFDTEFSLIALIGVILLIGIVKKNAIIMVDFAIAAQRDDGLAPLEAIRRACLLRFRPIMMTTMAALFGALPLAIGFSEGSELRRPLGISIVGGLILSQLLTLYTTPVVYLYLDRARLWWARRRAPAAAAAIEEARA; this is encoded by the coding sequence ATGAATCTTTCCGCGCCTTTCATCGCCCGCCCGGTGGCCACCACGCTGCTGACGCTGGCGATCGTTCTGGCCGGCATCCTCGGTTTCACCCAACTGCCGGCCGCGCCCTTGCCGCAAGTCGATTTTCCGACCATTTCGGTGCAAGCCTCGCTGCCCGGCGCCAGTCCGGAAACCATGGCGGCGACCGTGGCCACGCCGCTGGAGCGTTCGCTGGGGGTGATCGCCGGGGTGACGGAAATCACTTCGACCAGTTCCCTGGGCTCGACCCACATCACCCTGCAGTTCGACCTGGGACGCGACATCGACGGCGCCGCGCGCGAGGTGCAGGCCGCGCTCAATGCCGCGCGCGCGCTGCTGCCGAGCGGCATGCCGGGCAATCCGACCTATCGCAAGGTGAATCCTTCCGAAGCGCCGATCATGATTCTGGCGTTGACTTCGCCGACGCTGAATCGCGGCCAGATGTACGATGCCGCCTCGACCATCCTGGCGCAGAAGATTGCCCGCATCGAGGGCGTCGGCCAGGTGAATGTCGGCGGCAGCTCGTTGCCGGCGGTGCGGGTCGAACTGCTGCCCGAGCGGCTCGACGCCTACGGCATCGGCGTGGAGGAGGCGCGCGCGGCCATCGTCGCGACCAATACCCTGGGCCCCAAGGGCATGCTCGAAGCGGACGGGCGGCAGTGGCAGATTCGCGCCAACGATCAGGCGCTGAAGGCCAGCGATTATCTGCCGGCCATCGTCGCCTATCGCAGTGGCGCTGCCGTGCGCCTGGGCGATCTGGCGCGCATCGAGAATTCGGTGCAGGACCTGCGCAATGCCGGCCTGGCCAACGGCAAGCCGGCGGTGATGCTGATCATCAACCGCGAACCCGGCGCCAACATCATCGCCACGGTGGATCGCATCAGGGCGCTGCTGCCGCAGTTGCGCGCCTCGATTCCGGCGGCGATCGACGTCGAGGTGACCATGGATCGCACGACGACCATCCGCGCCTCGCTGCGTGAGGTCGAACGGACCCTGGTGCTTTCCACGGCGCTGGTGGTGCTTTCCGTACTGCTGTTTCTGCGCAACCTCCGCGCCGCGGTGATTCCCGGCGTGGTGGTGCCGGTATCGCTGATCGGCACTTTCGCCGTCATGTATCTGAGCGGCTTCAGCCTCAACAACCTGTCGCTGATGGCGCTGACCATCGCCACCGGCTTCGTCGTCGATGATGCCGTGGTGGTGCTGGAGAACATCTCGCGCCACATCGAGGCCGGCATGGCGCCGCGCGCGGCCGCCTTGCGCGGCGCGCGTGAAGTCGGCTTCACGGTGCTGTCGATGAGCCTGTCGCTGATCGCGGTATTCATTCCCATCCTGCTGATGGGCGGCATCGTCGGCCGCCTGTTCCGCGAGTTTGCCGTGACGCTGTCGGCGGCCATCCTTGTCTCGCTGCTGGTGTCATTGACGCTGACGCCGACGATGTGCTCCCGCCTGCTGAAATCTCCGGCGAACGAGCGACCAGCCGGCGCACTGGCTCGCCGTGCCGAGCGTTTCGTGCAGTGGCTGAGCAAGGGCTATGCGCGCAGCCTCGACCGGGCCTTGCGCCACAGCAGACTCACCTTGCTGGTGCTGCTGGCCACCATACTCGGCAATTTCTATCTCTACAGCGTCGTCTCCAAAGGCTTCTTTCCGCAGCAGGATGTCGGCCGCCTGATGGGCATCATCCAGGCAGACCAGGCGATTTCCTTCCAGGCCATGCGCGACAAGCTGTCGGCGTTCGTGGCCATCGTCGGCGCCGATCCGGCGGTTGAAAACGTGGTCGGTTTCACCGGCGGCAGCCAGCGCAACGGCGGGCGCCTGTTCATTTCGCTGAAGCCGCGGGCGCAGCGCGATGCCTCTGCCGAACAGGTGATCGAGCGTCTGCGCCCGCAGTTTGCGCAGGTACCGGGCGCGACGCTGTTTCTGCTGGCCCAGCAGGATATCCGCGTGGGCGGCCGGGCCAGCAATGCCCAGTTCCAATACACCCTGCAGGGCGACGATCTGGATGAGCTGCGCGCCTGGGGGCCGCGCCTGCTGCAGGCGTTGCGCGAGGCGCCGGAGTTGGCGGATGTGAATAGCGACCAGCAGGACAAGGGCGCGCAGACTTCGGTGATCGTCGATCGCATGGCGGCGGCGCGGCTGGGCGTGACGCAAAAGACCATCGACGCCACGCTCAACAACCTGTTCGGCCAGCGTCAGGTGTCGACGATTTATCATCCGCTGAATCAGTATCGGGTGGTCATGGAAGCCGCGCCGGAATACTGGCAGAGTCCGGAGATACTCGAGCAGATCCACGTTGCCGCCACGCAGGGAGAAGCGGCCGGCAGCCTGGTGCCGCTGGCGGCCTTTGCGCATTTCGAGAACACGGCAACGTCGCTGGCGGTGAATCATCAGGGGCAGTTCGCCGCAACGACGCTGTCCTTCAACCTGCCGCCGGATGTCTCATTGTCGCAGGCCACCGGAGCGATCGAGCGCATCATGCAGCGGATCGGCATGCCGGCCGGCCTGCAGGGCAGTTTTCAGGGTACGGCGAAGGCATTCATGGATTCGCTGGACACTCAGCCGATATTGATATTGACTGCCTTGATCGCCGTTTATTTGGTGCTGGGCATGCTCTATGAAAGCCTGATTCATCCGCTGACCATCCTGTCGACGCTGCCCTCGGCCGGCGTTGGCGCGCTTCTGGCGCTGCTCGCCTTTGACACCGAGTTCAGTCTGATTGCGCTGATCGGCGTGATCCTGCTGATCGGCATCGTCAAGAAAAACGCCATCATCATGGTGGACTTCGCCATCGCCGCCCAGCGCGATGACGGCCTCGCGCCGCTGGAGGCCATCCGCCGCGCCTGCCTGCTGCGTTTCCGTCCGATCATGATGACCACCATGGCCGCGCTGTTCGGCGCGCTGCCGCTGGCCATCGGTTTCAGTGAAGGCAGCGAGCTGCGCCGGCCGCTGGGGATTTCCATCGTCGGCGGCCTGATCCTCAGCCAGTTGCTGACGCTGTATACGACGCCGGTGGTGTACCTGTATCTGGATCGCGCGCGTCTGTGGTGGGCGCGGCGCCGCGCGCCCGCAGCCGCGGCGGCGATTGAAGAGGCAAGGGCATGA
- a CDS encoding S-methyl-5'-thioinosine phosphorylase yields MLAIIGGSGLTQLSNLDVSHQKVVRTPYGEPSGALTFGRIGNQEIVFLARHGFGHTIPPHRVNYRANIWALSEAAGATRIVSVASVGGIRADLAPGSLVVPHQLIDYTAGRISSFYDEQDAPVVHIDFTHPYDEDVRRLLLDAARRAGVSVGDGAVYAVSQGPRLETAAEIDRFESDGADVVGMTGMPEAVLAREAGVPYAAISAVANWAAGRGDSVQKISFEHLEAELQQAMGSVRSIIAHLCEAGGCH; encoded by the coding sequence ATGCTGGCAATCATCGGCGGTAGCGGACTGACCCAACTTTCCAATCTGGATGTCTCGCATCAGAAAGTGGTGCGCACGCCTTATGGCGAGCCTTCCGGGGCGCTGACCTTCGGCCGCATCGGCAATCAGGAAATTGTCTTTCTGGCGCGTCACGGCTTTGGCCATACCATTCCGCCGCATCGTGTCAATTATCGGGCGAACATCTGGGCGCTCAGCGAGGCGGCGGGCGCGACGCGGATTGTTTCGGTGGCTTCGGTCGGTGGCATTCGTGCCGACCTGGCGCCCGGTTCGCTGGTCGTGCCGCATCAACTGATCGACTACACCGCAGGGCGTATTTCATCTTTCTATGACGAACAGGATGCGCCGGTGGTGCATATCGACTTCACGCATCCCTATGATGAAGACGTCCGCCGGCTGTTGCTGGATGCGGCGCGGCGTGCCGGCGTCAGCGTGGGTGATGGCGCAGTCTATGCCGTTTCACAGGGGCCGCGCCTGGAGACGGCAGCCGAGATCGACCGCTTCGAGAGCGACGGGGCCGATGTCGTCGGCATGACCGGCATGCCCGAGGCCGTGCTTGCCCGCGAGGCCGGGGTGCCCTATGCGGCAATCTCGGCCGTTGCCAACTGGGCAGCCGGCCGGGGCGACAGCGTGCAGAAAATTTCCTTCGAACACCTCGAAGCCGAGCTGCAGCAGGCCATGGGCAGCGTGCGCAGCATCATCGCGCACCTCTGTGAAGCCGGCGGCTGTCACTGA
- a CDS encoding helix-turn-helix domain-containing protein, which yields MAKSKKIDMGNLAELRRAHGENQEVFWRRFGVTQSGGSRYESGRNIPTPIAILVGLWATGQINDEALLQARKVINRPLVIKTVEYFT from the coding sequence ATGGCCAAGAGCAAAAAAATCGATATGGGCAATCTTGCCGAGTTGCGCCGGGCACACGGCGAAAACCAGGAAGTGTTCTGGCGTCGTTTCGGTGTGACCCAAAGCGGCGGATCGCGCTATGAATCCGGACGCAACATCCCGACACCGATCGCCATCCTGGTCGGTCTGTGGGCAACCGGGCAGATCAACGACGAGGCACTGCTGCAAGCGCGCAAGGTCATCAATCGTCCGCTAGTCATCAAAACGGTCGAATACTTCACGTAA
- a CDS encoding MdtA/MuxA family multidrug efflux RND transporter periplasmic adaptor subunit — protein sequence MRKNLLVVWLLAGLAVALAAYFWPARQQTAAGISTGAGRQQAGDSADDRPVAVQVAEARQGDMAVSIDALGTVVAHNTALVRARVDGQLLAVNFREGQMVQAGEVLALIDPRPYQAALDQASGQLRRDEALLANARLDLERFRDLLSKDSIARQQVDAQAALVQQYEGVVQAGRAQVADARLQLDFTRITAPLSGRLGLRQVDAGNMVRAADTNGIVTITQTRPIDMLFAIPAARLDAVRARWHAGDTLQVEALEREGGRRLAQGKLLTIDNQIDPATGTVRLKAQFANADQALFPNQFVNARLTVATLRKVVLAPSAAIHQGVDGSFVHVVDHALRVSVRKVRPGVQSAGWVVIDQGLRAGERLVIDGADKLREGSLVEIPGAGTVDKDEHEAALPAGGRR from the coding sequence ATGAGAAAAAACCTGCTTGTTGTCTGGCTGCTGGCTGGATTGGCCGTTGCGCTTGCCGCTTATTTCTGGCCGGCGCGCCAGCAGACGGCGGCGGGAATTTCGACTGGGGCTGGCAGGCAGCAGGCTGGCGATAGTGCGGACGATCGTCCTGTCGCGGTGCAGGTGGCCGAGGCCAGACAGGGCGACATGGCGGTGAGCATCGACGCGCTGGGCACGGTGGTGGCGCACAACACTGCGCTGGTCAGGGCGCGCGTCGATGGCCAGTTGCTGGCGGTGAATTTCCGTGAAGGGCAGATGGTGCAGGCCGGCGAGGTGCTGGCGCTGATCGATCCGCGTCCCTATCAGGCAGCGCTCGACCAGGCGAGCGGCCAGTTGCGCCGTGACGAGGCGCTGCTGGCAAATGCGCGGCTGGACCTGGAGCGGTTTCGGGATTTGTTGAGCAAGGATTCCATCGCCCGCCAGCAGGTCGATGCCCAGGCAGCGCTGGTGCAGCAGTACGAGGGCGTGGTGCAGGCCGGACGTGCCCAGGTGGCTGATGCCCGCCTGCAACTGGATTTCACCCGCATCACGGCGCCGCTGTCCGGGCGTCTCGGCCTGCGCCAGGTGGATGCCGGCAACATGGTGCGCGCCGCCGACACGAATGGCATCGTGACGATTACCCAGACCCGGCCCATCGACATGCTCTTCGCCATTCCTGCGGCACGGCTCGATGCCGTGCGCGCGCGCTGGCATGCAGGAGATACGCTGCAGGTGGAGGCGCTGGAGCGCGAAGGCGGACGGCGCCTGGCCCAGGGCAAGCTGCTGACCATCGACAACCAGATCGATCCAGCCACCGGCACCGTGCGTCTCAAGGCGCAGTTCGCCAATGCCGATCAGGCCTTGTTCCCCAACCAGTTCGTGAATGCCAGACTCACCGTGGCGACGCTGAGGAAGGTCGTGCTGGCGCCGTCGGCGGCGATACATCAGGGCGTGGATGGCAGCTTCGTCCATGTCGTGGACCATGCCTTGCGGGTGAGCGTGCGCAAGGTGAGGCCGGGCGTGCAGTCGGCGGGCTGGGTGGTGATCGATCAGGGGCTGCGGGCCGGGGAGCGGCTGGTGATCGATGGCGCGGACAAGCTGCGCGAAGGCAGCCTGGTGGAGATTCCCGGCGCCGGCACTGTCGATAAAGATGAGCACGAGGCCGCGCTGCCGGCAGGCGGACGCCGCTGA